A genomic window from Daphnia magna isolate NIES linkage group LG9, ASM2063170v1.1, whole genome shotgun sequence includes:
- the LOC116935410 gene encoding LOW QUALITY PROTEIN: uncharacterized protein LOC116935410 (The sequence of the model RefSeq protein was modified relative to this genomic sequence to represent the inferred CDS: inserted 1 base in 1 codon) — MTARMSSSPKSSRFKMEVSVDDQFIPDILLLCGVFGRRIKCLNLQTHERANFHRKKANAIISKWIKEGLNRNTFHDIQQSNAAILIEKYNLKQQTESSELHVNHVANLYFRISMSAAECLSSNSAPHTEVEECLPQDFQPVPIDIHAEDTDSIEDISFDCCNSVNMGNPLSFLKLLQHFAVQTSRILIADTPMRSYLKRIISCNGYWACERCVQMGIPKRFKEIPLRYLSHCMIHLPDDVEKYKVGVECLSAFVYENFQGYFRHFLASGNLPVEQLRNRLIERSLYLLPTSADGLILNSDESFGIEASKSVAGKSSXNVFIKFIVNRSKTQKKLVFSTFVLGKEYPNNLCMLRNGSIIIVKDIVEFPTGSGTYTLVGVKFRSLENAFVKPYVSSHFKTYLASNVSSIDEWDFTSIQGKMEAIPYKFVATKNIEFPVIDSPRSKQKWFVVPIHHTFQE; from the exons ATGACAGCAAGAATGAGTAGTTCACCTAAGAGCAGCAGATTCAAGATGGAAGTTAGTGTGGATGACCAATTTATACCGGATATTTTGCTGCTTTGTGGAGTGTTCGGCAGAAGAATCAAGTGTTTAAATTTACAAACTCATGAACGTGCCAATTTCCACAGGAAGAAAGCAAATGCAATCATTAGTAAGTGGATAAAAGAGGGCCTGAACAGGAATACTTTTCATGATATCCAACAATCAAATGCTGCAATCCTGATAGAAAAATACAATCTCAAACAACAAACAGAGTCATCAGAACTTCATGTTAACCATG TGGCTAATTTGTATTTTCGCATTTCAATGTCTGCAGCAGAATGTTTATCATCCAACTCAGCTCCACATACTGAAGTCGAAGAATGCTTACCTCAAGATTTTCAACCAGTACCAATAG ACATTCATGCTGAGGATACAGATTCCATTGAGgacatttcatttgattgtTGTAACTCTGTAAACATGGGGAATCCCTTATCATTTCTGAAACTTCTTCAACATTTTGCGGTTCAAACGAG CCGGATCCTGATCGCTGACACTCCTATGAGGTCGTATTTGAAACGTATTATTTCGTGTAATGGATATTGGGCGTGTGAAAGATGTGTTCAAATGGGAATTCCCAAGCGGTTTAAGG aaatcCCACTAAGATATCTATCGCATTGTATGATTCATCTTCCAGATGACGTGGAAAAATATAAAGTTGGTGTAGAATGTCTGAGTGCTTTCGTTTATGAAAATTTTCAAGGTTATTTCCGTCATTTCCTAGCATCGGGTAACTTACCCGTAGAACAGTTACGTAATCGCCTTATTGAGAGAAGCTTGTATTTGTTACCTACCTCCGCGGACGGGCTGATTTTGAACAGTGATGAATCATTTGGAATTGAAGCATCAAAATCCGTAGCTGGTAAAAGTA AAAATGTGTTCATTAAATTCATTGTTAATCGAagcaaaacacaaaaaaaattggttttttctacttttgttTTAGGCAAAGAGTATCCAAACAACTTATGTATGTTGCGCAATGGTTCAATAATAATTGTTAAAGATATTGTCGAATTCCCGACAGGCAGTGGTACATATACCCTTGTTGGTGTGAAATTCCGTTCTTTGGAAAATGCTTTTGTCAAACCATACGTTTCGTCTCATTTCAAAACATATCTCGCTTCTAATGTTAGTTCTATTGATGAGTGGGATTTTACGTCCATACAGGGGAAAATGGAGGCAATTCCTTATAAATTTGTCGCTACAAAGAATATTGAATTCCCTGTAATTGACTCACCGAGATCTAAACAaaaatggtttgttgttcccATCCACCATACTTTCCAGGAATAA